Below is a genomic region from Polypterus senegalus isolate Bchr_013 chromosome 13, ASM1683550v1, whole genome shotgun sequence.
AGAATGGAGAGATAAAAGTTTGATAAAACAGAAGCTAATAGTCGCCAATGCTGTACAATcctaaacaatgtgaaaaatctccataaaaaaagtttttcaataTCAGCCAAACTTCTAAAATTCAAATCACTTTTAAACCGGTTTCctgtattttctgagaaaatATCAAGTGTTAATATATATTGTAAGCAAGCAATTTAACACTTTATAAGTTACCTGAGTGGTATTTAAAAATCACTAttcaaaaactgaataaaatctgATTAAGTATAACATACATTACctgattaaagtttttaaatataaactcCTTATAAATTGCATCCCTGTCTTCCACTTCACTCCAGCCTGTAGCTTTCAGTTCGAGAAGAAATTGTTCCCTGTCACCAGGAGACAACCAATGAGAGTCTGAAGCCTaaagaaagaagtaaaaaataGCCACAAGTAAATCTAAAGTTGCTTTTTTTCACTTCAACAAATGGCATACCACAAACATTACACTTCTGTCGAGTAGAGCTTCAACAAATTAATATTCTGATAAACAATTACTAAGgttagatattaaaaaaaaaaaaacaacttacaatTAAAATTCATCAACAACCTCTTGCTGAATTGACTTTCAtgcatttcacaaaaaaaaagttcttgctTTCTTTGTACAAAACTAAACTTCAAAATAATGTTcagagaattgaaaaaaaaaatcaaataccctGTTTTTTAACAAAGTGTCTCACATTGAATGTTCAAATGTCAGGTTTGCTTTCTTCTCCAAGTTGCCATGATACAATTATTGGCATCTTTTTGAACAATGCTGATCAGCTGGTTTACAATAACCTAAAATTCTCTGTGCGACATTAGATCCACTTGCAATTAATCAAGAATACTTATATAATATGATGGACTAGCCAATGATTCCTGGCTTACAAgaggattgatttgttttcaggCTAAATCATTTTGCATAACCTAACATCTAATACTTTGAGAGGGTGATCTGCggattgttaaatattttttttcaaaataactcatatatatttttaataggaTAACAGGCTTCTCTTTTCCTGCGCAGTTCTTTGAAAAGACTGTCCTTCATATgagagtaaaaaaatgaaaatacactgCCATTAGCATATTAAATTGAACTACACTGCTAACTTTAgtctaataaacaaataaagggcAGCTTGTAGTATTTTGCGGCTgctaaagacagacagacagatagatagatgcattCTTATTTGCCCCAATTTCTGATTATTCAGAAACCAACTACAAATGACTTGTATAACTGGAATAGACTAGAGGgaactttaaacattttattaagagTAGCTTattagatgatccactgtggcaacccctaaagggagcagccgaaagaaaaagattaAGAGTAGCTCATTAACTACTAACTACTCCTACTGCTTAAATGATGGTTAGTTCAGGTTATTACAACACCATACACAGCATCGAATACCACATATTTGCATTTgtaaatcataaattaaatttgTCTCCACACCTATGTGCTGAGCAATGAAAAACAGTGATTTGAATTTGCTAACAGCAGCTTGTTTTTACGCAAGTTTACTGCTAACCATGTTTTCGGCCTCCAATTCTACCATTAACCCTTGTTCTTTAACTAAATATGGGATGGTGATGGAGAAGCTActtctgcttttttttaaaaaaaaaaacaacatcacaAACTTTCTTCCTTAAAAgctcaaacatactgtacatgatgtACTGCCATGGAGCGCTAAATCATActctacagtatatgtgcatATTCCTGTtatgtttttatcttttgtttaaagaaaatgttcCACACTTAGcttcttttctgaaatatgtttttttccttctgttctgTAGTCATGATGCTATAGTAGCATCGCTGCCTCCTTAACATTAAGTTATTGTCAAGTTGTATATTGAAGAGCAAAATCCCATAACAAAAAtactgtgcaatttttttttctgtggacaTTAATCATTTCAGCCTTACTGTAGAGTGTTCTATACCAATTGACTATCCACATTTATGTCTTGGATAAGGGTTCACAAAGGtactttgaaagaaaaaaattaaatgaagcatGCAGTTTGCAAGTGTTGCCATATTAAAATCAGGGGTTTCTGCAAACTGAACTTGTAATGTCTTTTCAGCTCTGACTGATGAGTTTGAAGGGTGGTTTATGTTGAAATTACAATTCACAAAATCatgtagtcaaaaaaaaaaaaaagtggttaaGCACAATACCTTTCCTGAAACCGTTACACACACTCACAAGCCCCTCTGGAGGCTTTCTTTACTTGCATCATGACTAGCTAAATTCTCTATATGGGCTGCAACAAAATTcttcaaacaaaaggaaaaaaagactgatcttcttaatattaaaaaagatGGTTACAGAGTAACAAAGGATGTTTTTTTCTTGATTAATATGAAAACTTTATCAGTATTTGAGAACTAAACAGTTTCCAATGCATTTTGCTGAATATAAAAAAgtgtaataatttactaaaagaaACATCAAGTTAATGATCTACTGGTGTCTCACATCTATGTAAACCCACAAATTTAAATGCATTTGTACAtaatcaatattttatatatgaaacattttaatgtcaattATTGGTTGACAGCTTGGGTATAAACATAAGGCATCATCCCAAATTGATTCAGCCAGCAGAAGGTCAGAATATGCATTTGTGTCTTTTACTGCACTGTAGCTGAATATTCTTAGTCTCACTTGAAATCAATTTCaactaataaaaaatgtaagtggtATGGATTAAGTTAAACATTATTCTGATTAGATGTTCCTGACTGAAATTTTACTATTAAACCAAATGAGTACACTGTCTCTATATCAGTATGTTTATGATTTGCCACTGCATTTTAACTACACAAATGCCAACTGTGGATTCTACTTGTCAGCAGAAGACAAAGGTAGGCACATTTAATCCAACAAGCTGCATCATGCATGCAgaatatttgcaaaaaaattgcaattattttttcagtgaTAGTAATAAGCTTCCTTGAATTTGTCTAAATGATTAGAACACTGGAAAAAAGTATAGCTTAAAGCATTGTTTCTTCTAGAATAAATACAGAAACTTTAAGTTAGTggtttctatttaaaaaattgaatGATCTTAAATGTGCAACTATATAacttaatcattttttaatagttacagtattttaatttccTTCCCTGCTATATGTATACATTCAACTCAATCTCCACTAGGTGTCAGGCAAGAACAGCACTTACTGCAGTAACAGAAGTAAACCATGGCCCCAGgttttaaatcaaatataaacTTAGCCATATAACAATTGATCTTCTTTATAATACTTAAATACTTTTAAACATCTCATATTCATTACTCAGCCTTTTGCGTACaaatagtggattcagaaagtattcagaccctttcacttttttcacatttggctatgttgcagcttttgttttttccacatGAATCAACTCTCAACACCTTAGaatgacaaaagtgaaaataggatttcagaaatgtttgcaaatatataaaaaaaaatcctgtatctTCAGACCAAcacccatccatacattttcagacATTATTATGTGGTCAGTGTGGGGTGGGGAAAAGTGACCAATGCAATGATTTTCACTTACCTATGAACATCATTCTCTTCTCAcgaataaggtaaaaaaaaaaaagttaacacttGTCAAAGATTGTATGTTCAGATATACAAACTAAGCAAGCAATGCGCTAATGGGGATGATTTAATATTTACTGAAGCAGCTGCTTCTGGGGCAGTGGCACGGCAGTGATATGGGACAGTTTTAACCTcaataaacaaatgtttttccaCCAGCAGTGGAAGCAGTACACACATGTAAGAAGGCTCAGATGCTTAAAAGCATTATCTTCTGCTTCTGTTCAGTTTATCTGAACCTAACTTGAGTGATGTTCCATTACATGATGGAGGCCTGTCCAGAGCCACTTAGCCCACAATCTTTCaaatctgaattggattaaagaatatattttatttaattaataaagctAGGAAATTAAAGAgcccttgaaaaaaaaaaaaatcaggcatcATTATTGCTAATTGTATTGAATAATACTGCAAGATCATAAATAAGGAGACATGCTTTTAGGATGCAATTATGTAACCAATTGAAAACAATAAGACATAAGTGTTAACCATGCTGGCTTTGTCCACCTGACAGTTATCAAGGATTACAGGATAAATTACtgggtaataaaataaaaaatcctatACCTAAGAAAACAGATTCCCTGCATTCATCCTATGAGTGCAACAGACCTGTAGTTTGGAAAGTAAAAAATCAAACTTCAGATTAGATGTTCATCTATATCTGTGGCTAGTCTTCAACAGTGATAAAAACAGCTGTTCTTTATGCAACactgatttcaaaataaaactgaagtgtctgTATTTCAAAACTTCTACAATAACCTAACACTCTTATGGTTCAAATCATGTTGCTCCTTTTAATTAGAAGTAGTGGTTAGACAGAATGTATGATATTATCTGAGAAGTGTTAGCAGTAGCACAGTCTTACAAAGATAAACTTAGTAAGAATACTTTATAATGAATTCCCAAACTCTCAATTTGTTGCTCTCTTTGGGTTTTTGAAGACAATGGAGTTTCTACCAATAAAACAAGCCGAATTAATTTCTGCAATTTCCGTTTTGCCCTCCTTATGCCACACACTTCTAAAGTATTGTATTAAGTCACTTTATTCctgtaatttgtatttttgattaAATGGTTACCAATACCCTTACATAATACTCAACATGACAAAAGAAAATTCTCCCCTTTTGGCTTTGTGAGGTACTGCAAAACAGCAAATCATCTTTATGCATTAGACACTTTTTTCCTGTTCTTGAGTATTTTACCATTGTTCTTAACCAAATACAATACTGACTGTTGCATCACTTACTAAGTTTAGATTTATATCacttttctttgaaaaatgttagaTGCCTCTTTTATTTCTCAACATCTGACATAATgaaagcacaatataaaataaagaatgaacaaAAGATAGAAATCAGTATATGAAAGAAAATGGTAAACTTTTGTGGTTTTTGATAAAAGTATAATTTCCTGGCCTCAAAAAAAGATCAATAGCGATGACACTGTACCAATATATTTCGAATGAtttgtacagtataattaaatCCATACCTTTTCCCAAACAATTCTGTATTTTTACAGGCATACAATTCAATTCATGATTCCTTTTTACATACTGCACCAAACGTTATATACCTTGAATGATAAACAATTACTATAgaatttattttgaagaaaaatgcTTTCAGTTTCAGAAcatttacaactattttcaatATGACTATATTTAAAAGGCTCTCATTAGCTTCTGCACTTTCACACTACCTTAAGGGAAATGTGCAGTTAAGTACACATTAATAGTTTACAGGCACTACAACTACTTACTTCTGCTTGTTAGGTGAGCAACATATCATCCTACCTGTAAAATAAGAAGACTGGACAAACTAATATGCTGCAAATTTCAATTCTTAGGTATCCAGGATAAATCCCTAAAAACATCAAGATATTCACACTAAGTGGTGAGAATAAAAATATCAGAAACAGTGACAAAGAAACACTTATGCTATGGCCAGACGTGTAAACACATGTTGCATATTTCCATGCTCTCCTTTTAATAACACTTTCCACTTTCTAACATGAACATGACCTGTTCTTATGAGTGTTTTCAGATGATACAAAACTATAAAGTATCATATTAGCTTGGATATAACAATAACTGTCTTGCTATTTGTTTCAACTGTGTgttaagaaaaatgaaagcaatttGCTTATCCATGACAAAGTAGTTTATAAATTCTAAATGTTGGATACATTAATGTGGAATGtgaacacacttttttttttttatctggttcCAGTAGAAATTAGCTAAAAAAGATGGATAAAGGGGCCACTGAGCTGCAGGGTCACATTGTTGCACTCTTCTGCATTTGTTAATACTGAACAAGTCATTTAATTTTACTGTGCACACTTGATATGTAAAAACCATCTGCTTTGAAACAGGGTGGTACTTTAAGATAGCAGCCATaccaactatatacagtatatagaatttaCCTATTTGTTAATACAGAGACAGCTTAAAATATTTTAGTCACACAGGTAAATGTTAATTCACATAGTTCTGTTGTCTGGATTATATTTGATGAATGCAGTTAAGGGATGAAAAATTTGTGTCAATACAAGGATGATGCTAAACCCTACTTATACTACAGACTGCCACAAATAAGTATTTTTCCCtgttaagaaaaactaaaaaaattccatcaaaaagtgaaaagaaaacagaCTTCCTAAATGTAATGACTTGCCATTCATTCAGAAAACAAACCTTTGCCtcaatttactttcaatttaaatttaatttcatccatccattatccaacccgctatatcctaactacaggggtctgctggagccaatcccagccaacacagggtgcaaggcaggaaacaaaccccaggcagggcaccagcccactgcagtagcaatttaatttactttattataaTTTACAATTACAGACAGAACAAcaaaatttctcagtccaatttGTTATCCTTACAGTTTTGttcttataaatgtttaaagcACATATAGCTTACAGCAGAAGGGAAAACCAAACTAAATTAATAAGGAGCACACTTGAGGATGAATAGTCATTGCAAGGGATAGTGTGCCACTGTCCATtgcaatcaatataaatagcagaGGCCAGGGccacaatacattacaatacattaAATAATTCCCTTTTTTATAGTATCACTGTCATAAGTCATTTTGCATAATAAAAACATTCTGCCCCAACCAGACTATATTGTAAATTAATTatgttaaaactgaaacaaaatcagATTGTGAAAACAAATCATGAAAATTGCACcaataaacacttttatttgtGAGTGCATTTCTTCTCTCCCAGAAACTCCATctaatgggtgggggttgatttgttttcaatcctatctTTGTAAAAAtcgatctatttgtatggaatgttgtgtgatttaaaaaaaaaatcaataaaattaaaaaaaaagaaagaaaatccggCCCATCCACCTCCCTCTGATATGGCACCTACCTAATCTCTGTCTGTTATCAAGTCAATTAggatggtgtcatcagcaaacttcagcAGTTTAACAGATGTCTTACTGGAAGTGCAGTCATTGGTGCAGAGATATAAAAGGAGTGGAGGGAGACACATCACAGCCATGAGCGGACCCTGTGCCCTGACCAATATTCTTCACGGTCTGCTAGGCATAACGGCACAGTCCAGATTCATGCCGAGAAGTTTGCGGTGGAAAGGTATGATTGTATTAAATGCAGAACTGAAAGACACAATTAAGACTACATGTTTGTGTAGCATGTTTCCTAATGCCTATAATGCTAAACTGGATTCTACAAGATCACGAGTTCAAATACCAAGGCAGACCCactatgtgtttttgttaaagttTATGTTCTTTAACAGTCgaaaacatttatttctgcaAACTGTACTCACGTAAGCCAAAAGGGCGCTATAAAAATGAGACTGGCTCACTTGAGGTCAGCCTCACGCTCCATCTTCCAAATTTCCTCAAATGAAATGATAAATAACGATGCCAAGAATGAAACTTTAATCGCTTAATATTTATACCACGACCTCGCAATCTGCACAACGTGATGAACAAAATAAAACGCACAAGTCAGCTCTACAAAAGGAACAAACTGATCAGATTATAGTCGCATGAAAGTAACAGTTTCTTGTTTTAAACATCAGCCGGAGTGCATGTCAGATTAGCTCATCTTCCATTCTACTGAACTTGCCATTGAATGACAGTTCTCCTCCAGGTTTGACACCGAGCACAGTGACCCTTAGGCGAGGAGAAGGCGTATCGTAACTCAAACATGTTTCCTGCTCTAGGAATTACGACAAAGCACACATGAAGTgaacttcaaaataaaacaagtaaaataaaattaccatAATTACGAAGTTCTGCATAATGATAAGACACCGCCCACTTATGGTGTAAAAGCGAACTGGGGTCAGAATGGGTATATAAGAGCGCGAATTAATTACAATGCAACTTACCATTTTAGAAGAATATCTTATAGCGTGTGCGCCACAGTGCTTTAAAAAAGCTGAGCACAAACCGCTAGTTACGATCTTCGGCGCGACCAACAGGTACAGCATAGTTTACGAGGGCTAGAGGACCCTGATCCTTGCAGGTGGCCGTCCAAACGCCTGCTCAAAAATCACTTGGCTTTCCCGGCTGGTGAGGATTGAATTTATGCAACTATTTCTGGAGTacaatattaataacaaaagattGACGAATCTGGATTTTCTATAGGAGCGTACCATTGTTACTGGCGCATTAACATCACGATTTCAGTATTTACATTCAATCGTTCGTTTGTTCGtacatcattcattcatttccatccttccatccacacATACACTGGACACGCTATAGCCCAGCAGCATCAGCAGCTAAGCGGAGTCAACAGTAGCCAGTCTAACTTATGGCCAAATCAGTCACAATAAACATAACCTGGGGGTCTGTGAACCACAGAACCACCTAGCCTGGCGAATCGCTATACGACCAGTGACAGTCTGATTACTTACTCCATCAGCAATAAGGCAGTGTAGTGACAATGAGAAGTTTAgcaataactgttaaaatgttgCGTGTAAttgagcatttttcattttttacaatacAGTTCCTCTCCCTTTCCGATTATGTTACTGTTTTTAAACTGAAATGTACATAAATAATTGCTTTTccaattcataaataataaagaatgtaGACACCAAGGGGGCAAAGCAGCCCAACACGTGCATGAAACCAGCCTGAGACGACTTTTGCTTTGCAACAcagtgcattatcatgctggaagtagccattagaagatgggtaaattcaTTAACATGAAGGGAtgtacatggtcagcaacaatagtAGCTTTCAAGCGATGTTTGATTGGTATTATCATGCCCAAAGTAGGCCAataaaacattccccacaccattacaccaccaccagccccAACTgcagacacaaggcaggttggatgCAAGGATTAACATTGCaagtgccaaattctgactctatcaTCTGTGTGCCTTCAGCGGATATCAAGATTTgtcagaccaggctacattttcCTGTCTTCAGCTGGCCACTTTTGATCAAGCTGtacccactgcagcctcagctttctgtttacAGTTAACAGTAGTGGAAcccaacatggtcttctgctgttgcagctgatctgcttcaaggtttgacatggtgtgcattctaaaatacatttctgctcaccacagttgtacaaagCGGTTAACTGAGTTACCATGGCCTTTCTGTCACCTCGaagcagtctggccattctcctcttacctctctcatcaacaaggcatttgcTGC
It encodes:
- the LOC120542202 gene encoding pterin-4-alpha-carbinolamine dehydratase 2-like translates to MLYLLVAPKIVTSGLCSAFLKHCGAHAIRYSSKMASDSHWLSPGDREQFLLELKATGWSEVEDRDAIYKEFIFKNFNQAFGFMTRVALQSEKMDHHPEWFNVYNKVQITLTTHDCGGLSKKDISLAKFINNIVLTM